One Erpetoichthys calabaricus chromosome 8, fErpCal1.3, whole genome shotgun sequence DNA segment encodes these proteins:
- the cptp gene encoding ceramide-1-phosphate transfer protein, producing the protein MADFEVDEKFSLKEVLITFQSCLSDNEEVLVDSYVAGWRVLVRFMNSLGTIFSFISKDAVNKMQIMVNHRNGENGDKYLTIQSMVQYELNNNLVDLKKRGDYSESGCRTILRLQRALLWLKLFLEKLRTSSEDDKTSIMCTEAYNDSLAQHHSWVIRKAATMAFYALPARATFFEVMNVGTQEQVVSMLEEAVPLISKVHEITENLYSQSNLLELP; encoded by the exons ATGGCTGACTTTGAGGTGGATGAGAAGTTTAGTTTGAAAGAAGTGCTGATCACATTTCAGTCCTGTCTTTCTGACAACGAAGAAGTCCTAGTCGACAGCTATGTAGCAGGATGGAGGGTTCTAGTACG ATTTATGAACAGTCTGGGAACTAtcttctcatttatctcaaaggATGCTGTGAACAAAATGCAGATTATGGTAAACCACCGTAATGGCGAAAATGGAGATAAGTACCTAACGATTCAGTCCATGGTACAATATGAGCTAAACAACAACCTAGTGGATCTTAAGAAGAGAGGTGACTACTCAGAGTCAGGCTGTCGCACAATTCTCCGCCTCCAACGGGCCTTGCTTTGGTTGAAGCTTTTTCTGGAAAAACTGAGAACCAGCTCAGAAGATGATAAGACATCCATCATGTGTACAGAAGCCTACAATGACTCACTGGCACAGCACCACAGCTGGGTAATCAGGAAAGCAGCTACAATGGCTTTCTACGCTTTGCCAGCGCGCGCCACCTTCTTTGAGGTTATGAATGTAGGTACACAAGAGCAAGTAGTTAGCATGTTAGAAGAAGCCGTGCCTCTAATATCTAAAGTTCATGAGATCACAGAAAACTTGTACAGCCAGAGCAACCTGCTTGAATTACCTTAA